A region of Salvia splendens isolate huo1 chromosome 17, SspV2, whole genome shotgun sequence DNA encodes the following proteins:
- the LOC121773994 gene encoding WUSCHEL-related homeobox 9-like isoform X3 has product MTSSNKHWPSMFKSKPTHDMINSSLTQSNKGHGCDERTPEPKARWNPRPEQIRILETIFNSGMVNPPRDEIRRIRARLQEYGQVGDANVFYWFQNRKSRSKHKQRRLQTSSAPSPSSSSSDKSSGEKSISVSVTDLINSPTASVNQPILAEPFHFPAGQGVCFPAAEQNSSFLLNELMMMSKHTQTMPPNPSTSFFVPSPSNDHLLQGVEERGPTKSTVFINDVCFEVAVEPFNVRAVFGDDAVLFHSSGQPVLTDGWGVTLHPLHHGGVYYLLRPFMKIW; this is encoded by the exons ATGACTTCATCAAACAAACACTGGCCTAGCATGTTCAAATCCAAGCCCACTCATGACATGATCAACTCTTCCCTAACTCAATCAAACAAag gGCATGGATGTGATGAGAGGACCCCCGAGCCAAAAGCTCGGTGGAACCCTCGGCCGGAGCAAATCCGGATCCTGGAAACAATCTTCAACTCGGGGATGGTGAACCCTCCCCGAGATGAGATACGCAGAATTAGGGCTCGGCTGCAGGAATACGGCCAAGTCGGAGACGCCAACGTCTTCTACTGGTTCCAAAACCGGAAATCGAGAAGCAAACACAAGCAGCGCCGCCTCCAAACCTCCTCCGCTCCATCTCCGTCGTCTTCCTCCTCTGACAAGTCATCCGGTGAGAAATCCATCTCCGTCTCTGTgactgacttgatcaactcgccAACTGCTTCGGTGAACCAACCGATCCTCGCGGAGCCCTTCCATTTTCCGGCCGGTCAAGGGGTTTGCTTCCCTGCGGCGGAGCAGAATTCGAGCTTCCTCCTAAATGAGCTGATGATGATGAGCAAGCACACCCAAACCATGCCACCAAACCCTTCTACGTCTTTCTTCGTCCCTTCTCCTAGTAATGATCATCTTCTTCAAG GTGTGGAGGAACGTGGGCCCACAAAATCGACGGTGTTCATTAACGATGTGTGCTTCGAGGTTGCAGTTGAGCCATTCAATGTGCGGGCGGTGTTTGGAGATGATGCGGTGCTCTTCCACTCCTCCGGCCAGCCTGTTCTGACCGACGGCTGGGGGGTGACGCTCCACCCCCTTCATCACGGCGGCGTCTACTATCTCCTCCGCCCCTTCATGAAAATATGGTAG
- the LOC121773994 gene encoding WUSCHEL-related homeobox 9-like isoform X2 translates to MTSSNKHWPSMFKSKPTHDMINSSLTQSNKGHGCDERTPEPKARWNPRPEQIRILETIFNSGMVNPPRDEIRRIRARLQEYGQVGDANVFYWFQNRKSRSKHKQRRLQTSSAPSPSSSSSDKSSGEKSISVSVTDLINSPTASVNQPILAEPFHFPAGQGVCFPAAEQNSSFLLNELMMMSKHTQTMPPNPSTSFFVPSPSNDHLLQGAGVEERGPTKSTVFINDVCFEVAVEPFNVRAVFGDDAVLFHSSGQPVLTDGWGVTLHPLHHGGVYYLLRPFMKI, encoded by the exons ATGACTTCATCAAACAAACACTGGCCTAGCATGTTCAAATCCAAGCCCACTCATGACATGATCAACTCTTCCCTAACTCAATCAAACAAag gGCATGGATGTGATGAGAGGACCCCCGAGCCAAAAGCTCGGTGGAACCCTCGGCCGGAGCAAATCCGGATCCTGGAAACAATCTTCAACTCGGGGATGGTGAACCCTCCCCGAGATGAGATACGCAGAATTAGGGCTCGGCTGCAGGAATACGGCCAAGTCGGAGACGCCAACGTCTTCTACTGGTTCCAAAACCGGAAATCGAGAAGCAAACACAAGCAGCGCCGCCTCCAAACCTCCTCCGCTCCATCTCCGTCGTCTTCCTCCTCTGACAAGTCATCCGGTGAGAAATCCATCTCCGTCTCTGTgactgacttgatcaactcgccAACTGCTTCGGTGAACCAACCGATCCTCGCGGAGCCCTTCCATTTTCCGGCCGGTCAAGGGGTTTGCTTCCCTGCGGCGGAGCAGAATTCGAGCTTCCTCCTAAATGAGCTGATGATGATGAGCAAGCACACCCAAACCATGCCACCAAACCCTTCTACGTCTTTCTTCGTCCCTTCTCCTAGTAATGATCATCTTCTTCAAG GTGCAGGTGTGGAGGAACGTGGGCCCACAAAATCGACGGTGTTCATTAACGATGTGTGCTTCGAGGTTGCAGTTGAGCCATTCAATGTGCGGGCGGTGTTTGGAGATGATGCGGTGCTCTTCCACTCCTCCGGCCAGCCTGTTCTGACCGACGGCTGGGGGGTGACGCTCCACCCCCTTCATCACGGCGGCGTCTACTATCTCCTCCGCCCCTTCATGAAAATATG A
- the LOC121775473 gene encoding rac-like GTP-binding protein RAC9 → MTTARFIKCVTVGDGAVGKTCMLISYTSNTFPTDYVPTVFDNFSANVVVDGNTVNIGLWDTAGQEDYNRLRPLSYRGADVFLLAFSLISKASYENIYKKWIPELRHYSPNVPIVLVGTKMDLREDKQFLSDHPSAVPITNSQGEELKKMIGGVAYIECSAKTQQNVKAVFDTAIKVVLRPPKMKKKAIKSRRCNFL, encoded by the exons atgacaaCCGCTAGATTCATCAAGTGTGTGACGGTCGGCGATGGCGCCGTCGGGAAGACGTGCATGCTCATTTCTTACACTAGCAATACTTTTCCAACG GACTATGTTCCGACGGTGTTTGACAACTTCAGTGCCAATGTCGTCGTCGATGGAAACACTGTGAATATCGGCCTCTGGGATACCGCAG GGCAAGAAGATTACAACAGGCTGCGCCCACTAAGTTATAGAGGAGCTGATGTGTTTCTACTGGCATTCTCTCTCATCAGCAAAGCTAGCTATGAAAACATCTACAAGAAG TGGATTCCAGAGTTGAGACACTATTCCCCAAATGTGCCGATTGTGCTTGTCGGAACCAAAATGG ATTTGAGAGAAGATAAGCAGTTTCTAAGCGATCATCCATCTGCAGTTCCTATAACAAACTCTCAG ggagaagaattgaagaagatgatTGGGGGAGTAGCTTACATAGAGTGTAGTGCCAAAACTCAGCAG AATGTGAAGGCTGTGTTTGACACAGCAATAAAGGTAGTTTTGCGACCTccgaaaatgaagaaaaaggcAATCAAGTCCAGAAGATGCAATTTCctttga
- the LOC121773994 gene encoding WUSCHEL-related homeobox 9-like isoform X4 produces MTSSNKHWPSMFKSKPTHDMINSSLTQSNKGHGCDERTPEPKARWNPRPEQIRILETIFNSGMVNPPRDEIRRIRARLQEYGQVGDANVFYWFQNRKSRSKHKQRRLQTSSAPSPSSSSSDKSSGEKSISVSVTDLINSPTASVNQPILAEPFHFPAGQGVCFPAAEQNSSFLLNELMMMSKHTQTMPPNPSTSFFVPSPSAGVEERGPTKSTVFINDVCFEVAVEPFNVRAVFGDDAVLFHSSGQPVLTDGWGVTLHPLHHGGVYYLLRPFMKIW; encoded by the exons ATGACTTCATCAAACAAACACTGGCCTAGCATGTTCAAATCCAAGCCCACTCATGACATGATCAACTCTTCCCTAACTCAATCAAACAAag gGCATGGATGTGATGAGAGGACCCCCGAGCCAAAAGCTCGGTGGAACCCTCGGCCGGAGCAAATCCGGATCCTGGAAACAATCTTCAACTCGGGGATGGTGAACCCTCCCCGAGATGAGATACGCAGAATTAGGGCTCGGCTGCAGGAATACGGCCAAGTCGGAGACGCCAACGTCTTCTACTGGTTCCAAAACCGGAAATCGAGAAGCAAACACAAGCAGCGCCGCCTCCAAACCTCCTCCGCTCCATCTCCGTCGTCTTCCTCCTCTGACAAGTCATCCGGTGAGAAATCCATCTCCGTCTCTGTgactgacttgatcaactcgccAACTGCTTCGGTGAACCAACCGATCCTCGCGGAGCCCTTCCATTTTCCGGCCGGTCAAGGGGTTTGCTTCCCTGCGGCGGAGCAGAATTCGAGCTTCCTCCTAAATGAGCTGATGATGATGAGCAAGCACACCCAAACCATGCCACCAAACCCTTCTACGTCTTTCTTCGTCCCTTCTCCTA GTGCAGGTGTGGAGGAACGTGGGCCCACAAAATCGACGGTGTTCATTAACGATGTGTGCTTCGAGGTTGCAGTTGAGCCATTCAATGTGCGGGCGGTGTTTGGAGATGATGCGGTGCTCTTCCACTCCTCCGGCCAGCCTGTTCTGACCGACGGCTGGGGGGTGACGCTCCACCCCCTTCATCACGGCGGCGTCTACTATCTCCTCCGCCCCTTCATGAAAATATGGTAG
- the LOC121773994 gene encoding WUSCHEL-related homeobox 9-like isoform X1, translating to MTSSNKHWPSMFKSKPTHDMINSSLTQSNKGHGCDERTPEPKARWNPRPEQIRILETIFNSGMVNPPRDEIRRIRARLQEYGQVGDANVFYWFQNRKSRSKHKQRRLQTSSAPSPSSSSSDKSSGEKSISVSVTDLINSPTASVNQPILAEPFHFPAGQGVCFPAAEQNSSFLLNELMMMSKHTQTMPPNPSTSFFVPSPSNDHLLQGAGVEERGPTKSTVFINDVCFEVAVEPFNVRAVFGDDAVLFHSSGQPVLTDGWGVTLHPLHHGGVYYLLRPFMKIW from the exons ATGACTTCATCAAACAAACACTGGCCTAGCATGTTCAAATCCAAGCCCACTCATGACATGATCAACTCTTCCCTAACTCAATCAAACAAag gGCATGGATGTGATGAGAGGACCCCCGAGCCAAAAGCTCGGTGGAACCCTCGGCCGGAGCAAATCCGGATCCTGGAAACAATCTTCAACTCGGGGATGGTGAACCCTCCCCGAGATGAGATACGCAGAATTAGGGCTCGGCTGCAGGAATACGGCCAAGTCGGAGACGCCAACGTCTTCTACTGGTTCCAAAACCGGAAATCGAGAAGCAAACACAAGCAGCGCCGCCTCCAAACCTCCTCCGCTCCATCTCCGTCGTCTTCCTCCTCTGACAAGTCATCCGGTGAGAAATCCATCTCCGTCTCTGTgactgacttgatcaactcgccAACTGCTTCGGTGAACCAACCGATCCTCGCGGAGCCCTTCCATTTTCCGGCCGGTCAAGGGGTTTGCTTCCCTGCGGCGGAGCAGAATTCGAGCTTCCTCCTAAATGAGCTGATGATGATGAGCAAGCACACCCAAACCATGCCACCAAACCCTTCTACGTCTTTCTTCGTCCCTTCTCCTAGTAATGATCATCTTCTTCAAG GTGCAGGTGTGGAGGAACGTGGGCCCACAAAATCGACGGTGTTCATTAACGATGTGTGCTTCGAGGTTGCAGTTGAGCCATTCAATGTGCGGGCGGTGTTTGGAGATGATGCGGTGCTCTTCCACTCCTCCGGCCAGCCTGTTCTGACCGACGGCTGGGGGGTGACGCTCCACCCCCTTCATCACGGCGGCGTCTACTATCTCCTCCGCCCCTTCATGAAAATATGGTAG